The following proteins are encoded in a genomic region of Papaver somniferum cultivar HN1 unplaced genomic scaffold, ASM357369v1 unplaced-scaffold_10, whole genome shotgun sequence:
- the LOC113325995 gene encoding probable 2-oxoglutarate/Fe(II)-dependent dioxygenase, protein METAKLMKLGNGMSIPSVQELAKLTLAEIPSRYICTVENLQLPVGASVIDDHETVPVIDIENLISSEPVTEKLELDRLHSACKEWGFFQVVNHGVDTSLVDNVKSDIQGFFNLSMNEKIKYGQKDGDVEGFGQAFVASEDQTLDWADIFMILTLPLHLRKPHLFSKLPLPLRETIESYSSEMKKLSMVLFEKMEKALQVQAVEIKEISEVFKDMTQVMRMNYYPPCPQPELAIGLTPHSDFGGLTILLQLNEVEGLQIKNEGRWISVKPLPNAFVVNVGDVLEIMTNGMYRSVDHRAVVNSTKERLSIATFHDPNLESEIGPISSLITPNTPALFRSGSTYGELVEEFHSRKLDGKSFLDSMRM, encoded by the exons ATGGAGACAGCAAAACTTATGAAGCTGGGTAATGGCATGTCAATACCAAGTGTTCAAGAATTGGCTAAACTCACGCTTGCAGAAATTCCATCTCGATACATATGCACCGTAGAAAACCTTCAGTTACCTGTGGGTGCATCTGTAATAGATGATCATGAAACAGTTCCTGTCATTGATATAGAAAATTTAATATCTTCAGAACCGGTAACCGAAAAGTTAGAATTGGATAGGCTTCATTCTGCTTGCAAAGAATGGGGTTTCTTTCAG GTGGTGAACCATGGAGTCGATACTTCATTGGTGGATAATGTAAAATCAGATATCCAAGGTTTCTTTAATCTTTCAATGAATGAGAAAATTAAATATGGACAGAAAGATGGAGATGTTGAAGGATTTGGACAAGCCTTTGTTGCATCAGAGGACCAAACACTTGATTGGGCAGACATTTTTATGATCCTCACTCTTCCTCTCCATTTAAGGAAGCCTCATTTATTTTCAAAACTCCCTCTGCCTCTCAG GGAGACAATCGAATCCTACTCATCAGAAATGAAAAAATTATCCATGGTTCTCTTTGAGAAGATGGAAAAAGCTCTACAAGTACAAGCAGTTGAGATTAAGGAAATATCAGAGGTGTTTAAAGATATGACTCAAGTAATGAGGATGAACTATTATCCACCTTGTCCTCAACCAGAGCTCGCCATCGGTCTTACGCCGCACTCAGATTTTGGCGGTTTAACAATCCTCCTTCAACTCAACGAAGTGGAAGGATTACAGATAAAAAACGAAGGGAGATGGATTTCAGTCAAACCTCTACCTAATGCGTTCGTAGTGAATGTTGGAGATGTTTTGGAG ATAATGACTAATGGAATGTACCGTAGCGTCGATCATCGGGCAGTAGTAAACTCAACAAAGGAGAGGCTCTCAATCGCAACATTTCATGACCCTAATCTAGAGTCGGAAATAGGCCCAATATCGAGCTTGATCACTCCAAATACACCTGCTTTGTTCAGAAGTGGATCTACGTATGGGGAACTTGTGGAGGAATTTCATTCAAGGAAGCTCGATGGAAAATCATTTCTTGATTCGATGAGGATGTGA